One segment of Tenrec ecaudatus isolate mTenEca1 chromosome 1, mTenEca1.hap1, whole genome shotgun sequence DNA contains the following:
- the ACTRT2 gene encoding actin-related protein T2 — protein MLSSQALDTPAVIFDNGSGLCKAGLSGEIGPRHVISTVVGHPKFKMTSAGANQKKYFVGEEALYKYENLHLHYPIERGLVTSWDDMEKLWKHLFEWELGVKPCDRPVLMTEPSLNPRENREKMAQIMFETFNVPAFYLSDQAVLALYASACVTGLVVDSGDGVTCTVPIFEGYSLPHAVNKLYVAGRDITEHLTRLLLASNRTFPCSLYKALVNDIKEKLCCVVLEPEKELCRRPEDLLKEYKLPDGNIIHLGDQLYQAPEALFAPDQLGIHSPGLPKMVSSSIMKCDADIQKTLFGEIVLSGGSTLFQGLDDRLLRELEQLASKGTPIKITAPPDRWFSTWIGASIVTSLTSFKQMWVTGADFKEFGTSVVQRRCF, from the coding sequence ATGCTGAGTTCACAGGCGCTTGACACTCCGGCGGTGATTTTTGACAATGGGTCCGGACTCTGCAAGGCGGGCCTGTCAGGAGAGATTGGGCCCCGACACGTCATCAGCACTGTCGTAGGGCATCCCAAGTTCAAGATGACGTCAGCCGGAGCCAACCAGAAGAAGTACTTTGTCGGGGAGGAGGCGCTATACAAGTATGAGAACTTGCACCTGCACTACCCCATCGAGCGCGGCCTGGTCACCAGCTGGGACGACATGGAGAAGCTCTGGAAACACCTTTTTGAGTGGGAACTGGGCGTGAAGCCCTGTGACCGGCCGGTGCTCATGACCGAGCCTTCCTTGAACCCCCGGGAGAACCGCGAGAAGATGGCACAGATAATGTTTGAGACCTTCAACGTGCCCGCCTTCTACCTGTCAGaccaggcggtgctggcgctgtaCGCCTCCGCCTGCGTCACGGGCCTGGTGGTGGACAGTGGGGACGGGGTCACTTGCACGGTTCCCATCTTCGAGGGCTACTCCCTGCCGCACGCGGTCAACAAGCTGTACGTGGCGGGGAGGGACATCACGGAGCACCTCACGCGGCTCCTCCTGGCCAGCAACCGCACCTTCCCCTGCTCTCTGTACAAGGCCCTGGTGAATGACATCAAGGAGAAGCTGTGCTGCGTGGTCTTGGAGCCCGAGAAGGAGCTGTGCAGGAGACCCGAGGACCTCCTGAAGGAGTACAAGCTGCCCGACGGGAACATCATCCACCTCGGGGACCAGCTCTACCAGGCGCCGGAGGCCCTCTTTGCGCCCGACCAGCTGGGCATCcacagcccagggctccccaaaaTGGTCTCCAGCAGCATTATGAAATGCGACGCCGACATCCAGAAGACGCTCTTTGGGGAGATCGTGCTGTCTGGGGGTTCCACGCTGTTCCAGGGGCTGGACGACCGGCTGCTCAGGGAGCTGGAGCAGCTGGCTTCCAAAGGGACCCCCATCAAGATCACGGCACCCCCTGACAGGTGGTTCTCCACGTGGATCGGGGCCTCCATCGTCACCTCGCTGACCAGCTTCAAGCAGATGTGGGTCACTGGGGCGGATTTCAAAGAGTTTGGGACATCCGTGGTGCAGAGGAGGTGCTTTTAG